In Acanthopagrus latus isolate v.2019 chromosome 17, fAcaLat1.1, whole genome shotgun sequence, the following are encoded in one genomic region:
- the LOC119006589 gene encoding uncharacterized protein LOC119006589 has product MSQRYNTDQSYSQKKKQDFNLRYHSDPEFRRRFNQRCNQRRGTKLATNAAFSIFYKMQRALRIRRKYRQIVPHRPKPLIDPVMEAAIAVFRESIRHGPTYICTVCNRTMFPNQVKECKRQKYCKHTKVAAACLTGNYVHFCDSDCSTPCSVPQERLHEWICYTCDSHLSRGCIPPMAVVNNLELAPIPPELAALNVLERQLIAKILPFAKIVALPKGQQRAVHGAVVCVPSEVEATVNSLPRPRAEAQLLQVKLKRHIKYKGYQHFYNVNMKNVLAGLAKLKETHSEYKDVFIDETATFDCLLEEEEPIEEEELRQEEEPSIPEEDRDVDLEEIFKSQNEPGQLEADEEEQEELRPGLSLDTCMQPPDIAQEILSYGDGVFSVAPAQGNKPVGFFTIPKLEAMAFPVQFPTGENTLDEARTVSLSPSLYFNSRLFAADTRFASDQSYLFFAQFVTETHLATNSMSIQMRKGKSKTKDGRRINNVMLQDKDEIERLIMSQDATRFMQPLRGTPAYWNKTLKDVHAMVRQIGKPTFFATFSAAEMRWPEFIEAIKAQQGEQGLFSDLDWKSKCDILRSNPITVMRMFEKRVEALMTNLILSPSQPIGEVEDYFYRVEFQARGSPHIHMLIWIKDSPKFEEDPDRHVMEFIDRYISCKMPDPDTDPELHKIVSEVQVHSRKHSKSCKKGNVACRFGFPKLPMDKTFITRPPTINCHQKEDQDDADFEAQIEEQKRALAERQKLAKQTLQPVRDLLMDPGASFSSLTDLLCQCNLTYEQYFAAAQRLANTHVVMLRRHPNDCWVNAYNPDLLRAWNANMDIQYVIDDYSCIMYMMSYVAKPEHEMTEFLKNVIKDVKTSDVNKRDEMKQIMQAYSKHREVSAQEAVARTCSLGLKKCSRSVVFIQTDEEGLKMSHPMSRLERMEPGSVDVWMSGLPEKYVNRPLTREFERMCLAEFASDYRVVYGRQTESPNAIPLLNDEGFILKRTVGKPAIIRFTRFSEEKTPEKFYRRLLKLYLPHRSDADLRDEAYPTYEQFYKCSDKWGMRVEEIVRHNKKRYEGQGKNMEAAFQQLQVCGPLVNAWNSFAPEVEVDRLECLAECEPCDQEQNGEDVPEFGTKKEKGSSMPRIDAPALSPDFVRKMYQSLNETQASVFYSVRQWCFELVWGHNPEPFYYFLSGGAGCGKSHVIKCIHHEATRILRELPRFRDHADMSQPAVLLTAFTGTAAFNISGNTLHSILKLPRSLKPPYQGLGNALDEVRATLANAEILIIDEISMVSKELFAYVHWRFQQIRGNRKPFGGMSVLAVGDFYQLPPLGKAKPLCVYEETEFDLWKDNFKMVTLTEIMRQKEDRAFAELLNRLRVKQKEDSLLDEDRLLLTQAVADSQHCPALSLHIYATNKEVDRHNADIVTASYKDAIGVAARDFRKDPRTGCMTFVSGEIKGHKRDLPDNIMAAQGVRVMLIRNLDVEDGLVNGTFGTISNIVIREPEGVKMIGLLLDNPTAGQRYRKKILGPSDDSVYMERSEENLSNKKGVVRRQFPMKLAFACTAHKVQGMTMPSAVVCLKRVFEPGMAYVALSRTTSLQGLTILDFDEKKIYADPKIKTALESMPHASFQSCRPLLTFLKSIQQTPKVLTIVHHNTQGLPCHMVDLKAHHELQQADVLCLTETHLSGSSVAEIFQLEGYTMFTRSRQLSYNSCVNMAKKEGGGVAMYCRDTVQAEPRRYMQQVTDLEFVVLKIEAPVKVLIATVYKPPSFQLGIFLQNLKNLLDSLDMLNHQPIIVCGDFNEDHLSKGKKSIKDLFQSRGYTQLVANSTTEKNTLIDHIYISHPDKCLQSGVLQTYYSYHSPVYCILTE; this is encoded by the coding sequence ATGTCTCAGAGATACAACACGGATCAAAGCTatagccaaaagaaaaagcaagatttCAATCTCAGATATCACAGTGATCCGGAATTTAGACGTCGTTTTAATCAACGTTGTAACCAGCGGAGAGGAACCAAATTggccacaaatgctgcctttagcatattttacaagatgcagagagcgcttagaatcaggagaaaatacagacaaattgtgcCACACCGCCCCAAGCCCCTGATTGATCCGGTGATGGAAGCAGCCATAGCTGTCTTTCGTGAGTCCATTAGACATGGacccacatacatttgtaccgtttgtaacagaaccatgtttcctaatcaggtcaaagaatgcaaaagacaaaaatattgtaaacacacaaaagtggcagcagcatgcttgacaggaaactatgttcacttttgtgacagtgactgctctACCCCTTGCTCTGTGCCACAAGAAAGACTGCATGAGTGGATATGCTACACCTGCGACAGCCACCTTAGCAGAGGATGCATACCACCCATGGCAGTCGTAAACAATTTGGAGTTGGCGCCCATCCCCCCAGAATTGGCTGCACTTAATGtgcttgagaggcagctgattgcaaaaatcttgccatttgcaaaaattgttgctctgccaaaaggccaacagagagcagtcCACGGAGCTGTTGTGTGCGTTCCATCAGAGGTGGAAGCGACCGTCAACAGTCTCCCAAGGCCCAGAGCAGAAGCGCAGCTGCTtcaagtgaaattgaaaaggcACATTAAATACAAAGGTTACCAGCACTTTTACAACGTTAATATGAAGAATGTGCTAGCTGGCCTTGCGAAATtgaaagagacacattcagaataTAAAGACGTGTTTATCGATGAGACTGCAACTTTTGACTGTCTGCTCGAAGAAGAGGAGCCCATCGAAGAAGAGGAGCTCAGACAAGAAGAGGAGCCCAGCATCCCAGAAGAAGATCGGGATGTCGATTTAGAGGAaatttttaaaagtcaaaacgAGCCGGGACAGTTGgaggcagatgaggaagaacaggaggagctgagaccaggcctctccctggacacttgcATGCAGCCCCCCGACATTGCACAGGAAATCCTTTCATATGGCGACGGAGTATTTAGCGTTGCACCCGCGCAAGGCAACAAACCAGTTGGTTTTTTCACCATACCCAAGTTAGAGGCCATGGCTTTTCCTGTACAATTTCCGACAGGAGAGAACACGTTAGATGAAGCTAGAACCGTCTCCCTGTCCCCGAGCCTCTACTTTAATTCTAGGCTCTTTGCTGCAGATACGCGTTTTGCAAGTGACCAGAGTTATCTTTTCTTTGCGCAGTTTGTTACAGAGACTCACCTCGCGACAAATAGTATGTCTATACAAATGCGCAAAGGAAAGTCGAAAACCAAAGACGGCCGTAGGATTAACAATGTCATGCTCCAGGACAAGGATGAGATAGAACGGCTCATCATGAGCCAAGACGCAACCAGGTTCATGCAGCCTCTTAGAGGCACTCCAGCCTATTGGAATAAAACGCTTAAAGATGTGCACGCCATGGTTCGTCAAATtggaaaaccaacattttttgccaCATTCTCCGCTGCTGAGATGAGATGGCCTGAGTTCATAGAGGCCATCAAAGCTCAGCAAGGTGAACAAgggctgttttcagatttggattggaaatcaaaatgtgacattctgaGAAGTAACCCCATCACAGTAATGCgcatgtttgaaaagagagtAGAGGCTCTCATGACGaacctcatcctctctccttcacagcCGATTGGTGAAGtggaagattatttttatcgCGTTGAGTTCCAAGCCAGGGGAAGCCCGCACATCCACATGCTCATTTGGATCAAAGATTCACCAAAATTTGAAGAGGACCCCGATAGACACGTCATGGAatttatagatagatacattAGTTGCAAAATGCCCGACCCTGACACAGATCCGGAACTCCACAAAATAGTGTCAGAGGTTCAggtgcacagcaggaaacattcaaagtCCTGTAAGAAGGGAAATGTAGCCTGCAGGTTTGGCTTTCCAAAACTACCGATGGACAAAACATTCATCACCAGGCCCCCCACTATTAATTGCCACCAAAAAGAGGATCAAGATGATGCAGACTTCGAAGCGCAaatagaggagcagaaaagggCCCTCGCAGAAAGGCAAAAATTGGCTAAACAAACGCTCCAACCAGTTAGAGATCTGCTTATGGATCCAGGCGCTTcgttcagcagtttgacagacttGCTTTGCCAGTGCAACTTGACTTACGAGCAATACTTTGCCGCCGCACAGCGCCTGGCAAACACCCATGTCGTGATGCTGAGGCGCCATCCAAATGATTGTTGGGTTAATGCCTACAATCCTGATTTGCTTAGAGCGTGGAACGCAAACATGGACATCCAGTACGTCATAGACGACTACAGCtgcatcatgtacatgatgtcatatgtaGCGAAACCGGAGCACGAGATGACGGAATTCCTTAAGAACGTCATCAAGGATGTaaagacatctgatgttaacaagcgcgacgaaatgaaacaaattatgcaggcctactctaaacacagagaggtcagcgctCAAGAGGCTGTAGCCCGTACCTGCAGCTTAGGCCTCAAGAAGTGCTCCCGATCCGTGGTGTTTATTCAGACCGACGAGGAAggtctgaaaatgagtcaccctATGAGTAGACTGGAAAGAATGGAACCCGGATcagtggatgtatggatgtcGGGGTTGCCTGAAAAATACGTCAACAGACCTCTCACTCGAGAGTTTGAACGTATGTGCCTGGCCGAGTTCGCGTCAGACTACAGGGTAGTCTACGGCCGGCAAACGGAAAGCCCGAATGCCATTCCATTGTTGAACGATGAAGGATTTATTCTAAAGAGAACCGTAGGAAAACCAGCAATCATTAGATTTACTcgcttctctgaggaaaaaactccagagaagTTTTATAGAAGATTGCTGAAACTTTATCTCCCACATCGATCCGACGCCGATCTGAGAGATGAAGCGTACCCCACTTATGAACAGTTTTATAAGTGTAGCGACAAGTGGGGTATGAGAGTAGAGGAAATAGTGAGGCACAACAAAAAACGTTATGAGggccaaggaaaaaacatggaagctgcgtttcaacagcttcaggtGTGCGGTCCTCTCGTGAATGCTTGGAACTCTTTCGCGCCCGAAGTTGAAGTTGACCGGCTGGAGTGCCTGGCTGAATGTGAACCTTGCGATCAGGAGCAAAACGGTGAAGATGTCCCAGAATTTGGCACTAAGAAGGAAAAGGGGAGCTCTATGCCTAGAATAGATGCTCCAGCGTTGAGTCCAGACTTTGTTAGGAAAATGTACCAAAGTCTGAACGAAACTCAGGCTTCCGTTTTCTACAGTGTTcgacagtggtgctttgaactAGTCTGGGGCCACAATCCAGAACCATTTTATTACTTCCTGTCGGGAGGGGCTGGATGTGGCAAATCGCATGTGATTAAGTGCATTCACCACGAGGCAACGAGAATTCTGCGCGAGCTCCCGAGATTTCGGGACCACGCAGACATGTCCCAACCCGCAGTGCTGCTGACCGCGTTCACAggtacagcagcatttaacataTCAGGCAACACGTTGCACTCCATTCTCAAATTACCAAGGTCCTTGAAGCCACCTTATCAAGGTCTTGGGAATGCACTCGACGAAGTCAGAGCAACACTGGCGAACGCTGAGATTCTCATCATCGATGAGATATCCATGGTCTCTAAAGAGCTATTTGCCTACGTGCATTGGCGATTTCAGCAGATCAGGGGTAATCGGAAGCCATTTGGAGGCATGTCTGTCCTTGCTGTAGGTGACTTTTATCAACTGCCGCCCCTTGGTAAAGccaagccactgtgtgtgtacgAGGAGACTGAGTTTGATCTCTGGAAGGATAACTTCAAAATGGTCACCCTGACAGAGATCATGCGACAGAAAGAAGATCGAGCTTTTGCTGAACTCTTGAACCGCCTCAGggtgaagcaaaaggaagattCTTTGTTAGATGAAGACAGGCTCTTGCTTACGCAGGCAGTGGCTGATAGTCAGCATTGCCCAGCACTGAGTCTACACATCTAcgccacaaacaaagaagtagaCCGTCACAATGCCGACATCGTAACTGCTTCCTACAAGGATGCGATTGGCGTTGCAGCTCGTGATTTTCGAAAAGACCCCAGAACTGGCTGCATGACGTTTGTGTCTGGGGAAATTAAAGGACACAAGCGAGATTTGCCCGACAACATAATGGCTGCTCAAGGAGTACGCGTTATGTTGATCCGAAATTTAGATGTGGAAGACGGCCTTGTGAACGGTACATTTGGAACCATTTCTAACATTGTAATTAGAGAACCGGAAGGCGTGAAGATGATTGGACTCCTGCTGGACAATcctacagcaggacagagatacCGCAAAAAAATCTTAGGTCCCTCAGATGACTCGGTGTACATGGaaagatctgaggagaaccTAAGTAACAAGAAAGGGGTTGTTCGCCGGCAGTTCCCCATGAAATTAGCTTTTGCTTGTACAGCCCACAAAGTTCAAGGAATGACCATGCCGTCGGCGGTTGTGTGTCTGAAGCGTGTTTTTGAACCTGGTATGGCGTACGTTGCGCTCAGCCGCACGACCTCGCTTCAAGGTCTCACCATCCTTgactttgatgagaaaaaaatttatGCTGACCCCAAGATCAAGACAGCCCTGGAAAGTATGCCTCATGCATCTTTCCAGAGCTGTAGACCATTGTTAACGTTTTTGAAATCTATACAACAAACGCCAAAGGTTTTGACAATTGTCCACCACAACACGCAGGGTCTGCCATGTCACATGGTGGACCTGAAAGCACATCACGAGCTCCAACAAGCAGATGTGCTTTGccttacagagacacatttgtcagggtCCTCTGTAGCTGAAATTTTTCAATTGGAGGGGTACACCATGTTCACACGTAGCAGACAGCTGTcttacaacagctgtgtgaacatggccaaaaaagagggaggtggagttgCGATGTACTGTAGAGACACTGTGCAAGCAGAGCCTCGCAGGTACATGCAACAGGTCACTGATTTGGAGTTTGTTGTCCTTAAAATTGAGGCTCCAGTCAAAGTGCTAATAGCGACTGTGTACAAACCGCCAAGTTTTCAACTGGgaatctttctccaaaacttgaaaaacctcTTGGACTCATTGGACATGTTAAATCACCAGCCCATCATTGTTTGTGGCGATTTTAATGAGGACCACctttcaaagggaaaaaaaagtatcaaagatttgtttcagtccagagGTTACACTCAATTAGTAGCAAATTCGACAACCGAAAAGAACACACTGAttgatcacatttacatttcacatcctgATAAATGTCTTCAATCAGGTGTTCTCCAAACATATTACAGTTAccacagtccagtttattgtattttgactgAGTAA